The DNA window TGAGGAGCTAGAGCGACtcttgaaaaagaaatatgaaggcCACTGGTACCCTGACAAGCCACTGAAGGGCTCTGGCTTCCGCTGTGTCCACATTGGGGAGATAGTGGACCCCGTGGTGGAGCTGGCCGCCAAGCGGAGTGGGCTGGCGGTGGAGGATGTGCGGGCCAACGTGCCCGAGGAGCTGAGTGTCTGGATCGACCCTTTCGAGGTGTCCTACCAGATTGGTGAGAAGGGGGCTGTGAAAGTGCTCTACCTGGATGACAGCGAGGGCTGTGTTGCCCCAGAGCTGGACAAGGAGATCAAGAGCAGCTTCAATCCCGATGCCCAGGTGTTTGTGCCCATCGGCAGCCAGGACAGCTCCCTGTCCAACTCCCCGTCACCGTCCTTTGGCCAGTCGCCCAGCCCCACCTTCATGCCCCGCTCCGCTCAGCCCATCACTTTTACCACCGCCTCCTTCGCAGCCACCAAGTTTGGCTCCACCAAGATGAAGAAGGGGGGCGGGGCAgcgggtgggggggcggggggcggggcaagTGGCCAGCAGATCCCCCAGCAGCAGCCCCGCATGGCCCGCTCTCCCACCAACAGCCTGCTGAAGCAGAAgagcctctctctgtctctgcattCACTGAACTTCAT is part of the Phocoena sinus isolate mPhoSin1 chromosome 10, mPhoSin1.pri, whole genome shotgun sequence genome and encodes:
- the TOB2 gene encoding protein Tob2, which translates into the protein MQLEIKVALNFIISYLYNKLPRRRADLFGEELERLLKKKYEGHWYPDKPLKGSGFRCVHIGEIVDPVVELAAKRSGLAVEDVRANVPEELSVWIDPFEVSYQIGEKGAVKVLYLDDSEGCVAPELDKEIKSSFNPDAQVFVPIGSQDSSLSNSPSPSFGQSPSPTFMPRSAQPITFTTASFAATKFGSTKMKKGGGAAGGGAGGGASGQQIPQQQPRMARSPTNSLLKQKSLSLSLHSLNFIATNPAPQSQLSPNAKEFVYNGGGSPSLFCDGADGQGSGTPAPFGGGGAGTCNSSSFDMAQVFGGGANSLFLEKAPFVEGLSYNLNTMQYPSQPFQPVVLAN